A genome region from Brassica oleracea var. oleracea cultivar TO1000 chromosome C2, BOL, whole genome shotgun sequence includes the following:
- the LOC106326249 gene encoding uncharacterized protein LOC106326249 codes for MLSFRIPSIRTQPTAFAAKITETTKTVAQLKSAATPTPHSTVTCGYQAHVAGFFRNITVLWSKNLMNHSLTVMVSSLDNDMNYCCKIDLVKPWQFWSKRGSKSFDVEGNFVEVFWDLRAAKLSGNGSPEPMSDYYVAIVSDEEVVLLLGDSKHKAYKRTKSRPALVEGFIYFKKESIFGKKTFSTRARFDEQRKEHEVVVESSNGGDDPEMWISVDGIVIMHVKNLQWKFRGNQMVLVDKTHVMVYYDVHDWLFGSSESTASSGLFVFKPVAVGGMVDEYFSDAEEGDSGGGSSPLSRYNSASSGYGTLHDFCLFLYAWKVV; via the coding sequence ATGTTATCTTTTCGAATCCCATCTATCCGAACCCAACCTACGGCGTTTGCAGCTAAAATAACAGAGACCACAAAGACCGTGGCACAACTCAAATCAGCTGCAACACCCACGCCTCATAGCACAGTCACGTGCGGTTACCAAGCTCACGTGGCGGGTTTCTTTCGAAACATAACAGTTTTATGGTCCAAGAATCTCATGAACCATTCCCTCACCGTCATGGTCTCGAGTCTAGACAATGACATGAACTATTGCTGCAAGATAGATCTCGTGAAGCCATGGCAGTTCTGGAGCAAAAGAGGATCAAAGTCATTCGACGTAGAAGGAAACTTTGTGGAAGTCTTTTGGGATCTGAGGGCGGCGAAGTTGTCGGGAAACGGTAGCCCCGAGCCGATGTCAGATTATTACGTGGCAATAGTTTCTGATGAAGAGGTTGTTCTGTTATTGGGAGATTCAAAGCACAAGGCTTACAAGCGGACCAAGTCAAGACCCGCGTTGGTCGAAGGGTTTATATATTTCAAGAAAGAGAGCATATTTGGCAAGAAAACTTTTTCAACTCGAGCAAGATTCGACGAGCAGAGAAAAGAACATGAAGTGGTGGTGGAGAGCTCAAACGGGGGAGACGATCCAGAGATGTGGATAAGCGTGGACGGGATCGTGATCATGCACGTGAAGAATCTGCAGTGGAAGTTTAGGGGGAACCAGATGGTGTTGGTGGACAAAACTCATGTGATGGTGTACTACGATGTGCATGATTGGTTGTTTGGAAGTTCAGAGTCAACGGCCAGTTCAGGATTGTTTGTGTTTAAGCCTGTGGCGGTTGGAGGGATGGTAGATGAATATTTTAGCGATGCGGAAGAAGGAGACAGCGGAGGAGGGAGTAGTCCTTTGAGTCGATACAACTCGGCATCAAGTGGTTATGGGACATTACATGACTTTTGTTTGTTTCTGTATGCTTGGAAAGTTGTGTGA
- the LOC106322850 gene encoding zinc finger protein CONSTANS-LIKE 10-like, with product MGYICDFCNEQRSMVYCRSDAACLCLSCDRNVHSANALSKRHSRTLICERCNAQPASVRCSDERVSLCQNCDWSGHNNDATSQHKRQSINCYSGCPSSEELASIWSFCLDSDLDFTSAGPSACEQEVGLMTIDEGTGEEKTGVQNVNVDQPGTSFALAKEIGVSEDDFCGNLMMDEVDLAFEKYDELFGTAYNSSKDLFEHGGIGSLFEKHEGSKAMQQPAGSNAASEDSFMTCRTGPIICFSSQPAHSNISFSVVMGESSDCGASSMEKLSREITSQEETNASSHATTRNNAVLRYKEKKKARKFDKRVRYVSRKERADVRRRVKGRFVKSGEAYDYDPMSPARSY from the exons ATGGGTTACATTTGTGACTTCTGTAATGAGCAAAGATCAATGGTGTATTGCCGCTCTGATGCAGCGTGCTTGTGCCTCTCCTGTGACCGTAACGTTCACTCGGCTAACGCTTTATCCAAACGTCATTCTCGGACTTTGATATGCGAGCGGTGCAATGCTCAGCCAGCGTCTGTTCGGTGTAGCGATGAGAGGGTTTCTTTATGTCAAAACTGTGACTGGTCAGGCCACAACAATGATGCTACTTCACAACATAAAAGGCAATCCATCAACTGCTATTCTGGTTGCCCTTCTAGTGAGGAACTTGCCTCTATATGGTCTTTCTGTTTGGATTCGGATTTGGATTTCACTTCTGCTGGACCATCTGCGTGTGAGCAAGAGGTGGGTTTGATGACTATAGATGAGGGCACAGGAGAGGAAAAAACAGGTGTACAAAATGTTAATGTAGATCAGCCTGGAACTAGTTTTGCATTGGCTAAG GAGATTGGAGTATCAGAGGATGATTTTTGTGGCAATCTCATGATGGATGAAGTGGACTTGGCTTTTGAGAAGTACGACGAGCTCTTTGGCACAGCTTACAACTCTTCAAAAGATCTTTTCGAACATGGTGGAATAGGAAGTCTTTTCGAGAAACATGAAGGCTCAAAGGCAATGCAGCAGCCAGCAGGAAGCAATGCTGCATCTGAAGATTCTTTCATGACTTGTAGAACCGGGCCAATCATTTGCTTCTCATCACAGCCAGCTCATTCGAATATATCCTTCTCTGTCGTCATGGGAGAGAGTAGTGACTGTGGGGCGTCATCTATGGAGAAGCTTTCAAGAGAGATAACATCACAGGAGGAGACTAATGCTTCCTCACATGCAACTACACGTAACAATGCTGTTTTGCGTTATAAGGAAAAGAAGAAGGCTCGCAA GTTTGACAAGAGAGTGAGGTATGTATCTAGGAAAGAAAGGGCTGATGTGAGAAGGCGTGTGAAGGGACGATTTGTCAAGTCAGGTGAAGCTTATGATTACGACCCGATGAGCCCAGCAAGAAGCTACTGA
- the LOC106324426 gene encoding uncharacterized protein LOC106324426, with amino-acid sequence MEISIGDFGAFRDGLEAKRGDSREGDALIKCPSAVENNNFEIKSGLLNTIENNKYHGLAAEDPFDHLYKFDQYCGLSKTNGVSEDAFKLKLFPFSLGDKAHQWEKTLPSDTVTTWEDCKRAFLEKFFSTLRTTKIRNEISGNRLDTASNGFFLGRSEEEAEELVENMAKSDSIYSEEHDRVNRNDDQQTKKEIKSLQEKMDLLLSNQAKQEQVNFVGGPIQEIPPKINEVDGLEGQEELCFINNNGSWYRKEPNFQYNNYQQKSYSNNQQGGYQQRQNTQQGSYQPRQNTPPGFNNNNNQSTQAQGSSSQAPASDTSVDAIFKKLLDFQAKNEKTMGYDFTKIHSKIDGSYNELNNKIRHLENQFASMNSQPSRQQGALPGKSEQNTKETMKAITLRSGKQLPPKNLIRDNEKQDGEVVINVDDDVVIMDEKTNEEILEKIVEAKGKGKIGEEKKGENKNEIATSSKDALFNPPPYEPKLPFPGRFKRQLLEQYKALFEKQMSEVQITMPIIDAFMLVPQYIKFLKDVVTKKKKEMEDMVVLTHECSAIIQRLTIPKKLEDPGSFTLPCAIGQFTFESLAYKDGPNHMWDGGGDQFDSLDETNLGRHEFEDLSLDEPELEAVMFDGANENEAEDDVIGL; translated from the exons ATGGAGATTTCAATTGGTGACTTTGGAGCATTTAGAGATGGTTTGGAGGCAAAAAGGGGTGATTCTCGAGAAGGAGACGCATTGATCAAGTGTCCCAGCG CTGTGGAGAACAACAACTTCGAGATCAAGTCAGGGCTGCTCAACACTATAGAGAACAACAAGTATCATGGTCTTGCTGCTGAAGACCCTTTTGATCACTTGTACAAGTTTGATCAGTACTGTGGCTTGTCCAAGACAAATGGTGTTTCTGAAGATGCTTTCAAGCTGAAGCTATTTCCTTTCTCTTTGGGAGACAAGGCACACCAATGGGAGAAGACTCTTCCAAGTGACACTGTCACTACTTGGGAAGATTGCAAGAGAGCCTTCCTAGAAAAGTTCTTCTCTACTTTAAGGACAACTAAGATCAGGAACGAAATCTCCGG AAACAGGCTTGATACTGCCAGCAATGGTTTCTTCTTGGGAAGAAGTGAAGAAGAAGCAGAGGAACTGGTGGAGAACATGGCTAAGAGCGACTCAATCTACAGCGAGGAGCATGATAGGGTCAACAGAAATGATGATCAACAGACAAAGAAAGAGATCAAGTCCTTGCAGGAGAAGATGGACTTGCTTCTTTCTAACCAAGCTAAACAAGAGCAGGTCAATTTTGTGGGTGGTCCTATTCAAGAGATTCCTCCCAAGATTAATGAAGTTGATGGTTTGGAAGGACAAGAAGAGCTGTGCTTCATCAACAACAATGGTTCTTGGTACAGGAAGGAACCTAACTTTCAGTACAACAACTACCAGCAAAAGTCCTACTCAAACAACCAGCAAGGAGGATACCAGCAGAGGCAAAACACTCAGCAAGGGAGCTATCAGCCTAGGCAAAACACCCCTCCTGGTTTCAACAATAACAACAATCAGTCTACTCAAGCTCAAGGAAGTTCTTCACAAGCTCCAGCTTCAGATACAAGTGTGGATGCAATCTTCAAGAAACTTTTGGATTTTCAGGCCAAGAATGAGAAGACAATGGGTTATGACTTCACGAAAATTCACTCCAAGATTGATGGCAGTTACAATGAGCTCAACAACAAGATCCGCCATTTGGAGAATCAGTTTGCTTCAATGAACTCTCAGCCAAGTCGCCAACAAGGGGCATTACCTGGAAAGTCAGAGCAAAATACGAAGGAGACAATGAAAGCCATCACCCTTAGGAGTGGAAAACAGCTACCACCAAAAAATCTCATTAGGGATAATGAGAAGCAAGATGGGGAGGTGGTCATCAATGTGGATGATGATGTAGTCATTATGGATGAGAAGACCAATGAAGAGATCTTGGAGAAAATAGTTGAAGCAAAAGGAAAGGGTAAAATTGGAGAAGAAAAGAAGGGGGAGAACAAGAATGAAATTGCTACTTCATCAAAAGATGCTCTATTCAATCCTCCTCCCTATGAACCAAAACTTCCTTTTCCCGGTAGATTCAAGAGACAGCTTTTGGAGCAATACAAGGCTTTATTTGAGAAACAAATGAGTGAAGTTCAGATTACTATGCCCATAATTGATGCCTTCATGCTAGTGCCTCAATACATCAAGTTCCTCAAGGATGTTGTAACTAAGAAGAAGAAGGAGATGGAAGACATGGTGGTTCTTACTCATGAGTGTAGTGCTATTATCCAAAGGCTAACCATCCCTAAGAAGCTTGAAGATCCAGGAAGCTTTACTTTACCTTGTGCCATTGGGCAATTTACTTTTGAGAG
- the LOC106327805 gene encoding histone H3.2, which produces MARTKQTARKSTGGKAPRKQLATKAARKSAPATGGVKKPHRFRPGTVALREIRKYQKSTELLIRKLPFQRLVREIAQDFKTDLRFQSSAVAALQEAAEAYLVGLFEDTNLCAIHAKRVTIMPKDIQLARRIRGERA; this is translated from the coding sequence ATGGCTCGCACCAAGCAAACCGCCAGGAAATCAACCGGAGGCAAAGCCCCAAGAAAGCAGCTCGCGACCAAAGCGGCGAGGAAATCAGCTCCGGCCACCGGAGGAGTGAAGAAGCCGCACAGGTTCCGTCCAGGAACGGTGGCGCTGAGGGAGATCAGGAAGTACCAGAAGAGCACCGAGCTTCTGATCCGCAAGCTCCCCTTCCAGCGTCTGGTCCGCGAGATCGCTCAGGATTTCAAGACGGATCTGAGGTTCCAGAGCAGCGCCGTCGCCGCTTTGCAAGAGGCTGCGGAGGCTTACCTCGTTGGGCTGTTCGAAGACACGAATCTTTGCGCGATTCACGCCAAGAGGGTTACGATCATGCCGAAGGATATCCAGCTCGCGAGGAGAATCCGTGGCGAAAGAGCTTGA